One window of Solwaraspora sp. WMMA2056 genomic DNA carries:
- a CDS encoding YrhB domain-containing protein codes for MDVRQARERAEAKLGEVQDPQVPLRLVDPDAPVDRDWCWLFPFNSQRFLDSGEFGSMVASGPIVVNKDGSDVWVANSGFPVEKWLNHYAADHGYPALPLPESKPFGS; via the coding sequence ATGGACGTACGACAGGCCCGGGAGCGCGCGGAGGCCAAGCTGGGCGAGGTGCAGGATCCCCAGGTGCCGCTGCGGCTGGTCGACCCGGACGCACCCGTCGACCGTGACTGGTGCTGGCTGTTTCCGTTCAACTCACAACGCTTCCTGGACTCCGGCGAGTTCGGCTCGATGGTCGCCTCCGGCCCGATCGTGGTGAACAAGGACGGCAGCGACGTCTGGGTCGCGAACTCGGGCTTCCCCGTGGAGAAGTGGCTCAACCACTACGCCGCCGACCACGGCTATCCGGCCCTGCCGCTGCCGGAGTCCAAGCCCTTCGGGTCCTGA
- a CDS encoding CHAT domain-containing protein — MAERTDSGVDLAQRALDTVQRYPHEAISIAHQVLADTPDARARSTAERAIGLALRELGDLPGAARHLRRAVRAGDDARLRALARMSLGYVLASAGRTTAALRAVTLALPQLTGADAGRARMQRGVVLHYRGRFDEAVRDYDLAVEIAQREGDPLLEARARNNRGLLNVHLDVPANSRTGSPPNGHSGGRPDRDRRTDQGHDDDLHRAAAIFSQLGLDLAAADARWNSGIAAGQRGDVAGALHCFATVDAEYRRLAVPRPALLLDRFELLLSVPLIDEAVAVAGTAVTELRRLGMASDLAEALLAQARAALLAGDPATAADTAAAARSRFRRQGRRAWATLARHVELRAGYAQGNRSAALLAAMVRTADQLDATGWPGPALTSRIEAARLAVALGRHSRAGELLTVASEARRRGTAPRRAQGWYALALRHRLAGDESGAARALRSGLAVLDGHRTSLGATELRAHSATFGEELAAEGLDIAIRRGAPAQVLVWAERWRANALRMRRVSPPPDPELATALTELRMVSTALEDALLAGNPVQALRGSQARLEQRIRELARGVNGGGELSAPPAVAEIATALGDAVLLELVAHGERLLAVAVRDGQPTLHDLGPLTEAIRVARLHRFGLRRLVTPGDGGDPRAGVGAEARAGADARAGVAHTAAALDRQLFDPVRDRITDRPLVIVPIGELHAVPWSGLSTCAGRAVTVAPSATAWLRAAGRQTGAAHTPAADGPAVLVAGPRLPAAETEVRQLAAALPGSRLLTGAAATADTVTGALNGAALAHIAAHGRFRADNPLFSTLDLADGPLTAYELERLTSPPGVVVLSACDSGLAGVRPGNEVMGFTAVLLALGTRCLIATVLPVPADLTTELMLELHRRMRAGDGPAVALAGAQRAFQAGRYADDGAVHATAAAFVCFGAG; from the coding sequence ATGGCCGAACGCACCGATTCCGGTGTCGACTTGGCGCAGCGGGCCCTGGACACCGTCCAGCGCTACCCGCACGAGGCCATCTCGATCGCCCACCAGGTGCTCGCCGACACACCGGACGCCCGCGCCCGGTCCACCGCGGAACGCGCCATCGGCCTGGCCCTGCGCGAGCTGGGCGACCTGCCGGGCGCGGCACGCCACCTGCGCCGGGCGGTCCGCGCCGGAGACGACGCGCGGCTACGGGCACTCGCCCGGATGAGTCTCGGGTACGTCCTGGCCAGCGCCGGTCGGACCACCGCCGCGCTGCGGGCGGTCACCCTCGCCCTACCTCAGCTGACCGGAGCGGACGCCGGCCGGGCCCGGATGCAGCGCGGCGTGGTGCTGCACTACCGGGGCCGGTTCGACGAGGCGGTCCGCGACTACGACCTGGCCGTGGAGATCGCCCAACGGGAGGGCGACCCGCTGCTGGAGGCACGCGCCCGCAACAACCGGGGGCTGCTCAACGTCCACCTCGACGTGCCCGCCAACAGCCGTACCGGCAGCCCGCCGAACGGGCACTCCGGTGGACGGCCCGACCGGGACCGGCGGACCGATCAGGGCCACGACGACGACCTGCACCGCGCCGCCGCCATCTTCAGCCAGCTCGGGCTGGACCTGGCCGCCGCCGACGCCCGGTGGAACAGCGGCATCGCCGCCGGCCAACGCGGCGACGTGGCCGGCGCGCTGCACTGCTTCGCCACCGTGGACGCCGAGTACCGCCGGCTCGCCGTACCCCGCCCGGCGCTGCTGCTGGACCGCTTCGAGCTGCTGCTGTCCGTACCGCTGATCGACGAGGCGGTGGCGGTCGCCGGCACCGCCGTGACCGAGCTGCGCCGGCTCGGGATGGCCTCCGACCTGGCCGAGGCACTGCTCGCCCAGGCCCGGGCCGCGCTGCTCGCCGGTGACCCGGCCACCGCGGCCGACACCGCCGCCGCGGCCCGCAGCCGGTTCCGCCGGCAGGGCCGACGCGCCTGGGCGACGCTCGCCCGACACGTCGAGCTGCGGGCCGGGTACGCCCAGGGCAACCGGTCGGCGGCGCTGCTCGCCGCGATGGTGCGCACCGCCGACCAGCTCGACGCCACCGGCTGGCCCGGGCCGGCGCTGACCAGCCGGATCGAAGCCGCCCGGCTGGCCGTCGCGCTGGGCCGGCACAGTCGGGCCGGCGAGTTGCTCACCGTCGCCTCGGAGGCCCGCCGACGCGGCACCGCACCCCGGCGCGCCCAGGGCTGGTACGCCCTGGCGCTGCGCCACCGGCTGGCCGGTGACGAGTCCGGCGCGGCCCGGGCGTTGCGCAGCGGCCTCGCCGTGCTGGACGGGCACCGCACCTCGCTCGGCGCCACCGAGCTACGGGCGCACAGCGCCACCTTCGGCGAGGAGTTGGCCGCCGAAGGGCTGGACATCGCGATCCGGCGGGGCGCGCCGGCGCAGGTCCTGGTCTGGGCGGAGCGGTGGCGGGCCAACGCGCTGCGGATGCGGCGGGTCTCCCCGCCGCCCGACCCGGAACTGGCCACCGCACTGACCGAACTACGGATGGTCAGCACCGCGCTGGAGGACGCCCTGCTGGCCGGCAACCCGGTGCAGGCGCTGCGCGGCAGCCAGGCCCGCCTGGAGCAACGGATCCGGGAACTCGCCAGAGGGGTCAACGGCGGCGGTGAACTGTCCGCACCACCGGCGGTGGCCGAGATCGCCACCGCGCTCGGCGACGCCGTACTGCTCGAACTGGTCGCGCACGGCGAGCGGCTGCTCGCCGTAGCGGTCCGCGACGGCCAGCCGACGCTGCACGACCTCGGGCCGCTGACCGAGGCGATCCGGGTGGCCCGGCTGCACCGGTTCGGGCTGCGCCGGCTGGTCACCCCCGGCGACGGTGGCGACCCACGGGCTGGGGTCGGGGCCGAGGCACGGGCCGGAGCCGACGCGCGGGCCGGGGTCGCGCACACCGCCGCCGCGTTGGACCGACAACTGTTCGATCCGGTACGCGACCGGATCACCGACCGGCCGCTGGTGATCGTGCCGATCGGCGAACTGCACGCCGTACCGTGGTCGGGCCTGTCCACCTGCGCGGGCCGCGCGGTGACCGTGGCACCGTCGGCGACGGCCTGGCTGCGGGCCGCCGGTCGGCAGACCGGCGCAGCGCACACCCCGGCAGCCGACGGGCCGGCGGTGCTGGTGGCCGGGCCGCGGTTGCCGGCCGCCGAGACCGAGGTGCGGCAACTCGCCGCGGCGCTGCCCGGCTCCCGTCTGCTGACCGGAGCCGCCGCCACCGCCGACACGGTGACCGGCGCGCTCAACGGCGCGGCCCTGGCGCACATCGCCGCGCACGGACGGTTCCGGGCGGACAACCCGCTCTTTTCGACGCTGGACCTGGCCGACGGGCCGTTGACCGCCTACGAACTGGAGCGGCTGACCAGCCCACCCGGCGTCGTCGTACTGTCGGCCTGCGACTCAGGACTGGCCGGGGTCCGCCCCGGCAACGAGGTGATGGGCTTCACCGCGGTGCTGCTGGCGCTGGGCACCCGCTGCCTGATCGCGACGGTGCTGCCGGTGCCGGCCGACCTGACCACCGAGTTGATGCTGGAACTGCACCGCCGGATGCGGGCCGGGGACGGGCCGGCGGTGGCGCTCGCCGGCGCGCAGCGGGCCTTCCAGGCCGGCCGGTACGCCGACGACGGTGCGGTGCACGCCACCGCCGCTGCCTTCGTCTGTTTCGGAGCGGGCTGA
- a CDS encoding S8/S53 family peptidase, which yields MSPDHHPVVPGSPGQVSRRRLMGWSALAAAALPLGAFGSSGPTDPTGPTGSLDPVDGRAGGQGDRGLDESYQRAFQEIVAAHPAVRRHTVAGTEFLYRPRQLLVAPADVDRVAARLRADGHRFTVDAGFARVSRLRFQQETAIPAVVDKLRDPRQWPDGRVPQVQPHHVLLGFGNIMGNPGGPPRSAPALPPPDPARLGEGAGVTVGVCDTGIWRQAGSVHPVWLGGSYLPEPDDEDPLYLSGTQLAMQGGHGTFVAGVVRQAAPGVRVDPEAALDANGIGDEEGLVAAIGRLSPEVTIVNLSLGYFTQDDQPPLPLANALAALPATTAVVAAAGNAGTSRPSWPAALDRVLAVAAVEAGGKGPVPASYSSHGPWVAASAYGDRTSTYVDGQLVLPGQPVLPFQGFAAWAGTSFATGHVSGRLAALMTGTGLDAVSAAAALTAGPAWHPDYGVLVG from the coding sequence GTGTCGCCCGACCACCACCCCGTCGTGCCGGGTTCGCCCGGGCAGGTTTCCCGCCGGCGTCTGATGGGGTGGTCCGCGCTGGCCGCCGCAGCGCTGCCACTCGGCGCGTTCGGGTCGTCCGGGCCCACCGATCCGACCGGGCCCACCGGGTCGCTCGATCCGGTCGACGGCCGCGCCGGTGGTCAGGGCGACCGGGGCCTCGACGAGAGCTACCAACGCGCGTTCCAGGAGATCGTGGCCGCCCACCCGGCCGTACGCCGGCACACCGTCGCCGGCACCGAGTTCCTCTACCGCCCCCGACAGTTGCTGGTCGCCCCGGCCGACGTCGACCGGGTGGCGGCACGGCTGCGCGCCGACGGCCACCGGTTCACCGTGGACGCCGGGTTCGCCCGGGTCAGCCGGCTGCGTTTCCAGCAGGAGACCGCCATCCCGGCCGTGGTCGACAAGCTGCGCGACCCGCGCCAGTGGCCGGACGGGCGGGTGCCGCAGGTGCAGCCACACCACGTACTGCTCGGGTTCGGCAACATCATGGGCAACCCGGGCGGGCCGCCCCGCAGCGCCCCGGCCCTGCCGCCGCCGGACCCGGCCCGGCTCGGCGAAGGAGCCGGTGTCACCGTCGGCGTCTGCGACACCGGCATCTGGCGGCAGGCCGGCAGCGTGCACCCGGTGTGGCTCGGCGGCAGCTACCTGCCCGAGCCGGACGACGAGGACCCGCTCTACCTCAGCGGCACCCAACTGGCGATGCAGGGCGGGCACGGCACGTTCGTCGCCGGTGTCGTGCGCCAGGCCGCACCTGGGGTACGGGTCGACCCGGAGGCCGCCCTGGACGCCAACGGCATCGGCGACGAGGAGGGCCTGGTCGCCGCGATCGGTCGGCTCAGCCCGGAGGTCACCATCGTCAACCTCTCCCTCGGCTACTTCACCCAGGACGACCAGCCGCCGCTGCCCCTGGCCAACGCGCTCGCCGCGCTGCCCGCGACGACGGCGGTGGTCGCCGCCGCCGGCAACGCCGGCACCAGCCGTCCGTCCTGGCCGGCGGCGCTCGACCGGGTGCTCGCCGTGGCGGCGGTCGAGGCGGGCGGCAAAGGCCCGGTACCGGCCAGCTACAGCAGCCACGGTCCCTGGGTGGCCGCCAGCGCGTACGGCGACCGGACCAGCACGTACGTCGACGGCCAGCTTGTCCTGCCCGGCCAGCCGGTCCTGCCGTTCCAGGGCTTTGCCGCCTGGGCCGGCACCTCCTTCGCCACCGGACACGTCTCGGGCCGGCTCGCCGCCCTGATGACCGGCACCGGGCTGGACGCGGTGTCCGCCGCGGCGGCCCTGACCGCCGGCCCGGCCTGGCACCCCGATTACGGCGTGCTGGTCGGATGA
- a CDS encoding sigma-70 family RNA polymerase sigma factor, whose amino-acid sequence MNRPAAAGGHRDASEADPGEAVADLVSAAAAGDETAWAGLVRRYAPLVATVIRRHGLDPADAADVNQTVWLRLVENLGRLRESYALPAWLVTTTRRECLRMLRLGRRTQPFDPYDESVDAHVGALLLVDPATPDEDLLRAERRQALRDAFAELPSRCRELLALLVADPPASYREIGERLGMPTGSVGPTQARCLAKLRNCAALAAYIGPAPSGVAPGNGGERDAAVVTRQ is encoded by the coding sequence ATGAACCGGCCCGCCGCCGCCGGGGGCCACCGCGACGCCAGCGAGGCGGACCCCGGTGAAGCCGTCGCGGACCTGGTCTCCGCCGCCGCCGCAGGCGACGAGACCGCCTGGGCGGGGCTGGTCCGCCGCTACGCGCCGCTGGTGGCGACGGTGATCCGCCGCCACGGGCTCGATCCCGCTGACGCCGCCGACGTCAACCAGACGGTCTGGCTGCGGCTGGTCGAGAATCTCGGCCGGCTGCGGGAGTCGTACGCGCTGCCCGCCTGGCTGGTGACCACGACCCGCCGGGAGTGCCTGCGGATGCTGCGGCTCGGCCGGCGGACCCAGCCCTTCGACCCGTACGACGAGTCGGTCGACGCACACGTCGGAGCGCTGCTACTGGTCGACCCCGCCACTCCCGACGAGGACCTGCTGCGCGCCGAGCGGCGTCAGGCGCTGCGCGACGCGTTCGCCGAACTGCCGTCGCGCTGTCGAGAACTGCTCGCACTACTCGTCGCCGACCCGCCGGCCAGCTACCGTGAGATCGGCGAACGACTCGGCATGCCGACCGGCAGCGTGGGTCCCACCCAGGCCCGATGCCTGGCCAAGCTGCGCAACTGTGCGGCGCTCGCCGCCTACATCGGCCCCGCACCGAGCGGGGTGGCACCGGGCAATGGAGGTGAACGCGATGCGGCAGTGGTCACCAGACAGTGA
- a CDS encoding DivIVA domain-containing protein, translated as MELHKRRGAIATGVALLIVAALVLLCLPIGWTTRILLWVGGAAVLGVLIVRAVRPFRFRIGPDGLTFGSGGATRSVPWDDVQAVVLDQPAPGAGGGDRPSPRLLLAPAGGADVGLPTTASSMAYDGGCAVLLDLGDVVESPDQVAEALTRYAGDRFVDARPSRGTDAVDLDFTVVLRGYDPAAVDEVIRMGREALSSPPGDQRRVTAAGRIRDSRFPTVLRGYDRWQVDEFLDGLAAELATPVDAPDGTGTGTGTGTES; from the coding sequence GTGGAGCTGCACAAGCGTCGGGGCGCAATCGCGACAGGTGTGGCCCTGCTCATCGTTGCCGCTCTTGTCCTGCTGTGCCTGCCGATCGGCTGGACCACACGGATCCTGCTGTGGGTCGGCGGGGCGGCCGTCCTCGGCGTACTGATCGTCCGCGCGGTCCGGCCGTTCCGGTTCCGGATCGGACCCGACGGCCTGACCTTCGGAAGTGGCGGCGCCACCCGCTCGGTGCCGTGGGACGACGTGCAGGCCGTCGTGCTCGACCAGCCCGCGCCGGGCGCGGGCGGCGGCGACCGACCCTCGCCGCGACTGCTACTGGCACCCGCTGGCGGAGCGGACGTCGGTTTGCCGACGACCGCCAGCAGTATGGCGTACGACGGCGGCTGCGCGGTGCTGCTCGACCTCGGCGACGTCGTGGAGTCGCCCGACCAGGTGGCCGAGGCCCTGACCCGGTACGCCGGGGACCGGTTCGTCGACGCGCGCCCGTCGCGCGGAACCGACGCAGTGGATCTGGACTTCACCGTGGTCTTGCGCGGGTACGACCCGGCTGCCGTCGACGAGGTGATACGCATGGGCCGTGAGGCCCTGTCGTCGCCTCCGGGCGACCAGCGGCGGGTCACCGCCGCAGGCAGGATCCGGGACTCGAGGTTCCCGACCGTTCTGCGTGGATACGACCGGTGGCAGGTGGACGAGTTCCTCGACGGGCTCGCCGCCGAGTTGGCGACGCCGGTCGACGCCCCGGACGGCACCGGCACCGGCACCGGCACCGGCACCGAATCCTGA
- a CDS encoding 2-dehydropantoate 2-reductase N-terminal domain-containing protein has translation MKILMFGRGVIAVAYGWALERAGHHVEFYVRPGRAAAYGDVVDLDLLDARRRPWGKRVTESWPVRYRESLEPDHDFDLIVLSVQHYGFAEAAEFLGPRAGGATVLVFNNLWVEPLTATEHLPADQVAWGFPGAGGGFGDDGVLRAALLPMVFFGTLDRPPTERERAVRQVFRQAGLRILENSDFRGWLAVHFVQNAGLHTQSLKLGSLSGLATGHVREAILATRELLPLVEARGIDLRRHRKELLPFRAPIWLAAPALAWLFGHFPPSRAVMQAHANPEELRAVCRDTLAEARRLGVPVPRLEAAEPYFAGERTI, from the coding sequence GTGAAGATCTTGATGTTCGGCCGAGGCGTGATCGCCGTGGCGTACGGCTGGGCCCTGGAACGGGCCGGGCACCACGTCGAGTTCTACGTCCGGCCGGGTCGGGCAGCGGCGTACGGCGATGTCGTCGATCTTGATCTGCTCGACGCGCGGCGGCGGCCGTGGGGAAAGCGGGTCACCGAGAGCTGGCCGGTCCGCTACCGCGAGTCGCTGGAGCCGGACCACGACTTCGATCTGATCGTGCTGAGCGTGCAGCACTACGGCTTCGCGGAGGCTGCGGAATTCCTGGGGCCGCGCGCAGGCGGCGCCACAGTACTCGTCTTCAACAACCTGTGGGTCGAGCCGCTGACCGCGACCGAGCACCTCCCCGCCGACCAGGTCGCCTGGGGCTTCCCCGGGGCCGGCGGCGGCTTCGGCGACGACGGGGTGCTGCGCGCGGCGCTGCTGCCCATGGTCTTCTTCGGCACGCTAGACCGGCCGCCGACCGAGCGGGAGCGGGCCGTGCGCCAGGTGTTTCGCCAGGCGGGGTTGCGGATCCTGGAGAACTCCGACTTCCGAGGCTGGCTGGCCGTCCACTTCGTCCAGAACGCCGGACTGCACACGCAGAGCCTGAAGCTGGGCTCCCTCTCCGGGCTGGCGACGGGCCACGTACGCGAAGCGATCCTCGCCACCCGCGAGCTGCTGCCGCTCGTCGAGGCCCGTGGCATCGATCTGCGGCGGCATCGGAAAGAATTGCTGCCGTTCCGGGCTCCCATCTGGCTGGCGGCACCGGCACTCGCCTGGCTGTTCGGCCACTTCCCGCCGTCGCGCGCGGTGATGCAGGCCCACGCCAACCCTGAGGAGCTGCGCGCGGTCTGCCGCGACACCCTCGCCGAAGCGCGCCGGCTGGGCGTCCCAGTGCCCCGGCTGGAGGCGGCCGAGCCCTACTTCGCCGGCGAGAGGACGATCTGA
- a CDS encoding SDR family NAD(P)-dependent oxidoreductase, whose protein sequence is MTTTVMTGGTSGFGADARARLAARPGARVLSGSRSTDSTDPDALSLDLARLDSVRAFAQAVIDRLDGTRIDALVLNAGLSFRTGDRRTADGFETTFAVNHLAHYLLIRLLMPHLGPKATVILTTSGTHDPDLRTFLPTPPRHADARLLAHPETDPQRDTDPRSAGGRAYTSSKLCNILTARALAARPEARDGHWRVLVFDPGPTPGTGLLRDTPPALRLTWRLLGGTTRLMPRFNSRTAVAAALTDLTLGTVAAPPGHYYARVVGNRLTWTTPSRLARSDDARDALWADSADLLALR, encoded by the coding sequence ATGACGACCACCGTGATGACCGGCGGCACCTCGGGGTTCGGTGCGGACGCCCGGGCCCGGCTGGCGGCACGACCCGGAGCCCGGGTCCTGTCCGGCTCCCGCAGCACCGACTCGACCGACCCCGACGCGCTGTCCCTGGACCTCGCCCGGCTGGACAGCGTGCGCGCCTTCGCACAGGCCGTCATCGACCGGCTCGACGGCACCCGGATCGACGCCCTGGTCCTGAACGCCGGCCTCAGCTTCCGCACCGGCGACCGACGCACCGCCGACGGCTTCGAGACCACCTTCGCGGTCAACCACCTCGCGCACTACCTGCTGATCCGGCTGCTGATGCCCCACCTCGGTCCAAAGGCGACGGTCATCCTCACCACGAGCGGCACCCACGACCCCGACCTCAGGACGTTCCTGCCGACGCCGCCACGACACGCGGACGCCCGCCTGTTGGCCCACCCCGAGACCGACCCGCAGCGTGACACCGACCCACGGTCGGCCGGTGGTCGCGCGTACACGTCGTCGAAGTTGTGCAACATCCTGACCGCGCGGGCGCTGGCCGCCCGGCCTGAGGCCCGCGACGGACACTGGCGGGTCCTGGTGTTCGACCCCGGACCCACCCCTGGCACCGGGCTGCTCCGCGACACCCCGCCGGCCCTGCGGCTGACCTGGCGGTTGCTCGGCGGCACGACCCGACTGATGCCCCGGTTCAACAGCCGTACGGCGGTCGCCGCAGCCCTGACCGACCTCACCCTCGGCACCGTCGCGGCCCCGCCCGGGCACTACTACGCCCGCGTCGTCGGCAACCGACTCACCTGGACCACCCCGTCCCGGCTGGCCCGCAGCGACGACGCCCGGGACGCCCTGTGGGCCGACAGCGCCGACCTGCTGGCCCTACGCTGA
- a CDS encoding TetR/AcrR family transcriptional regulator, with amino-acid sequence MATTSSSPPPSPSPSPQPRRMRADAQRNRARILAAAEQVFAAAGPSASTEDLAELAGVAIGTVFRHFPTKAALIEAVFVSRLRELTAYAREMAAAEDVDAGFFAFFTEAVRQSSVKHAFTDAIDSGDEAMAAVWAAIASAGVDLRDAVGELLVKAQRAAAVRPDVATPELIGLMIGTARTLEHVGPDTAGQQRILAVLRDGLKPQPGPAQST; translated from the coding sequence GTGGCCACCACGTCCTCCTCGCCCCCGCCGTCGCCGTCGCCGTCGCCGCAGCCCAGGCGGATGCGGGCCGACGCCCAGCGCAACCGGGCCCGGATCCTGGCCGCCGCCGAGCAGGTGTTCGCGGCGGCCGGCCCGTCGGCCTCGACCGAGGACCTCGCCGAACTCGCCGGAGTGGCGATCGGCACCGTCTTCCGGCACTTCCCGACGAAGGCCGCCCTCATCGAGGCGGTGTTCGTGTCCCGGCTGCGGGAGCTCACCGCCTACGCGCGGGAGATGGCCGCCGCCGAGGACGTCGACGCCGGCTTCTTCGCGTTCTTCACCGAGGCCGTCCGGCAGTCGTCGGTGAAGCACGCCTTCACCGACGCCATCGACTCCGGCGACGAGGCGATGGCCGCAGTGTGGGCGGCGATCGCCTCCGCCGGTGTGGACCTGCGCGACGCCGTCGGTGAACTGCTGGTCAAGGCGCAGCGGGCCGCAGCGGTACGCCCGGACGTCGCAACGCCCGAGCTGATCGGGTTGATGATCGGCACCGCGCGGACCCTGGAACACGTCGGCCCGGATACGGCGGGTCAGCAACGAATCCTCGCCGTCCTGCGCGACGGGCTGAAGCCCCAGCCGGGCCCAGCGCAGTCAACGTAG
- a CDS encoding VOC family protein has protein sequence MSISTTTHLNFRGDARAALKFYQSVFGGQLNVVAYGDFGMPKELPDADKVVFGQVTADNGFSIMAYDVPSQAPAPTAPAPTAREHGMTLTGDRFFVSVRGETAEEVAALWDKLADGADIIEKYGPSQWAPGFGMLTDRFGVTWILDVAAPYAG, from the coding sequence ATGAGCATCTCCACGACCACCCACCTGAACTTCCGCGGCGACGCCCGTGCCGCGCTGAAGTTCTACCAGTCCGTGTTCGGCGGCCAGCTCAACGTCGTGGCGTACGGCGACTTCGGCATGCCGAAGGAGTTGCCGGACGCGGACAAGGTCGTCTTCGGCCAGGTCACGGCCGACAACGGCTTCAGCATCATGGCCTACGACGTGCCCAGCCAGGCACCCGCCCCGACCGCGCCGGCCCCCACCGCGCGCGAGCACGGCATGACCCTGACCGGCGACCGGTTCTTCGTCTCCGTCCGGGGTGAGACCGCCGAGGAGGTCGCCGCCCTCTGGGACAAGCTCGCCGACGGCGCCGACATCATCGAAAAGTACGGGCCCTCGCAGTGGGCGCCGGGCTTCGGGATGCTGACCGACCGCTTCGGCGTCACGTGGATTCTCGACGTCGCCGCCCCGTACGCCGGCTGA
- a CDS encoding tetratricopeptide repeat protein yields MVASGSSAEERPLADILRLTGGPVVGDPPETAASVQLARGIALVQVHRYAEAVMLAEAAIDSARRVPGDDPEFVAELVDGLHTFSRLAAASGSREEALRVMKEAVALAEPLPEPDETLPRALNQLGLLLLECGRAEEGRAATERSVAIRRQAAEADPAALPGLATSLYNLNHHLTTAGLHAEALASIEEAVEIARLLADREPDTYLADLASALHNLSMTLRETGQIDRAICTVEEAIEIYHRLADRDPAHYLPELAESLEVMCHQVAGTGQYRAAAALADRCAQAYRAGGNPGAALGMRVHKVRYRLRGLTRRGSGPEHDSDRHS; encoded by the coding sequence ATGGTCGCCTCTGGATCCTCGGCGGAGGAGAGGCCACTGGCCGACATTCTGCGGTTGACCGGCGGGCCGGTCGTCGGCGATCCACCCGAAACCGCCGCGTCGGTCCAGCTCGCGCGCGGGATCGCGCTCGTGCAGGTGCACCGGTACGCCGAGGCCGTCATGCTGGCCGAGGCGGCAATCGACTCGGCCAGGCGGGTGCCTGGCGACGACCCAGAGTTCGTCGCCGAGCTCGTTGATGGGCTGCACACGTTCAGTAGGTTGGCGGCCGCATCCGGTAGCCGCGAGGAAGCACTGCGGGTGATGAAGGAGGCTGTCGCGCTCGCCGAGCCGCTACCGGAGCCGGACGAGACGCTGCCCCGGGCGCTGAACCAGCTCGGGTTGCTCCTGCTGGAGTGCGGTCGGGCCGAAGAGGGGCGGGCGGCGACCGAGCGTTCGGTCGCCATCCGCCGGCAGGCAGCCGAAGCCGACCCGGCAGCCCTCCCCGGCCTGGCCACGTCGCTGTACAACCTCAATCACCACCTGACGACCGCAGGACTGCACGCCGAAGCGCTCGCCAGCATCGAAGAGGCGGTGGAGATCGCCCGGCTCCTTGCCGATCGAGAGCCCGACACCTACTTGGCCGACCTGGCATCGGCGCTGCACAACCTGAGCATGACGCTCCGCGAGACTGGACAGATCGATCGGGCCATCTGCACCGTCGAGGAGGCCATCGAGATATATCACCGTCTTGCTGACCGGGATCCGGCCCACTACCTGCCAGAACTGGCCGAGTCGCTGGAGGTCATGTGCCATCAGGTCGCCGGCACCGGACAGTATCGCGCCGCCGCTGCGCTCGCAGACCGTTGCGCGCAGGCCTACCGTGCCGGTGGAAATCCCGGCGCCGCACTGGGCATGCGGGTGCACAAGGTGCGCTACCGGCTCCGCGGGTTGACCCGTCGCGGCTCCGGCCCTGAGCACGACTCCGATCGGCATAGTTAA